One Bacteroidia bacterium DNA segment encodes these proteins:
- a CDS encoding cyclic-phosphate processing receiver domain-containing protein — protein MSKKIFLDDIRLVKDVYPHLQENDFEIVRSYAQFVSIIQQKGLPEFISFDNDLGANEQGIILPDGYACAKWLVYESKIDLRKLEFKVHSANPVAKKQIEGLLNNYIRFLNEGK, from the coding sequence ATGTCAAAAAAAATATTTTTAGATGATATACGTCTGGTAAAAGATGTGTATCCGCATTTGCAAGAAAATGATTTCGAAATAGTAAGAAGCTACGCTCAATTTGTTTCCATCATACAACAAAAAGGTTTGCCCGAGTTTATTAGCTTTGATAATGATTTAGGTGCAAATGAGCAAGGAATAATTTTACCAGATGGTTACGCTTGCGCTAAATGGTTGGTTTACGAAAGCAAAATAGATTTACGCAAATTAGAGTTCAAAGTACATTCTGCTAATCCGGTAGCAAAAAAACAAATTGAAGGTTTGCTGAATAATTACATTCGATTTTTAAATGAAGGTAAATAA